GAAGACAAACTGCGATGGTTGCTTACGATAGCAATCATTTTTTTTATTTTACTGGCTTTAGCCGCGTCCGGACTATTTATATTTGATAAAATTTATCAAAATAAAATTTACCCCAATATTTTCATAGGCCCTTTAAATTTAAGCGGCAAAACTGGCGAAGAGGCTAAAGAAATAATAAATTTGGAAATTAATAAAATCAGCCAGACTGGCGTTATTTTTTCCTATAAAGACAACCGGACGACCATAATGCCGGTTATCGCTTCGGCCGACGGCGATTTAGCCATCCAAATTATTAATTTTAACGCGGATACTACGGCTAAAACAGCTTTAAATTACGGCCGGCGCGGCAATTTGTTTACAAATTTAGAAAAAAAAATATCCCTATTAATCAATAAAAAACAATTACCGCTGGAAACATCCATTAATCAAGCCCAAGCGGAAAAAATATTAGAAAATGCCTTTGCTAAAACTTTTCAACCGGCCGAAGACGCTAAGCTGGCGGTAAAAAAAACACTAGCCGCCGATGCTTACGAATTTACCGTGCTTGATGAAAAATTAGGCAAAACCATAGATTATAAAGAAGCCATCGGACAAATGCTGAATAACTTATCAAACCTTAACAGCCAAGAAATAAAACTTTCCACTATAACCGAGTACCCGAAAATTCTAGCCAAAGATTCATTAAACATAGCCAGTAAAGCCAAAACTGTTTTAGCCGCCGCGCCCCTAACCTTAATCTACGGCGATAATAAATGGGTCATTGAAGAAGATCAGCTAGCCGGGCTCTTGGCGTTAAAGCTAAATAATTCAGCGGCCGATAAAGTCGGCGTTGGCTTGGATAGAATTAAAGCCGGCGCTTATTTGCAAGAAAAAATTGCCTCGCAAATAGACCGAAAGCCAATTGAAGCAAAATTTGAAATCAATAATGGCAAAGTCAGCGAATTCCAAAACGGCCAGGACGGCTTAGCGCTTAATTTAGAAGCCACTTTGTTAAAAATCGAAAATGAAATATTAACTTCAAGCCAAATTGAACTGGTGGTTGAAGCCCAGCCGGTTTTAGTTAACGCCGGCAATATAAATAATTTTGGCGTTAAAGAAATAATCGGCGTTGGCACTTCAAATTTTGCCGGTTCGCCGGCGAACCGCCGCCACAATATTAAAGTCGGCGCCGCCGCGGTTAACGGCACACTGATAAAACCGGGCGAAGAATTTTCTTTAATAAAAACTTTGGGCGAAATCACCGGCTCGACCGGCTATCTGCCTGAATTAGTCATTAAAGAAGGCAAAACCATACCTGAATACGGCGGCGGCTTATGCCAAATCGGCACAACAGTCTTTAGGTCGGTTATTAATAGCGGTCTGCCCGTAACCATGAGGCGCAACCATTCTTACCGCGTCGGCTATTATGAACCGGCCGGCACTGATGCCACGATTTACGATCCTTGGCCTGATTTTCGTTTTATTAACGACACTCCGGCTTATATCTTAATCCAAGAGAAAATCTCCGGCGATAACATCTCGTTTGAATTTTGGGGCACGCGCGACGGCCGCGCAGCGACAAACACCAAACCCGTAATTTATAATATTGTAAAGCCGGGGCCGGCTAAAATTATTGAAACCACGGATTTAAAGCCAGGCGAAAAAAAATGCACCGAACACGCCCATAACGGAGCCGATGCCTACTTTGATTATGAAGTGGTTTACGCAAACGGCGAAATTAAAAAAAATAGATTTTCTTCTCATTACGTGCCTTGGCGGGAAGTCTGCCTTTTAGGCGTAGCTGAATTAACCGCGCCGCCGGAAACCGCGACTTCCACTCCGCCGGCCGAGGCCAACTAAAAACTGCTCCTAAATATAGGAGCAGTTTTTAAAAAAGACCAGCTTGAGCGGGCAGGCAAGAAAATTTCCGCTAGGCGAAACACAGTAGAAACCATATCGCGCCTTGCAAGAAGATCCCCATGCTTGTCGTGCCTGGCCCGCTTAAATCGGCCTTTACCTTTATAATTTTAAATTAACTTTTTAGTCTATCATAATTAAATAATCTTGTCAAGTCCCCAGCTAACTCCCCCTTGATA
This genomic window from Patescibacteria group bacterium contains:
- a CDS encoding VanW family protein; this translates as MPEIINGKINEDKLRWLLTIAIIFFILLALAASGLFIFDKIYQNKIYPNIFIGPLNLSGKTGEEAKEIINLEINKISQTGVIFSYKDNRTTIMPVIASADGDLAIQIINFNADTTAKTALNYGRRGNLFTNLEKKISLLINKKQLPLETSINQAQAEKILENAFAKTFQPAEDAKLAVKKTLAADAYEFTVLDEKLGKTIDYKEAIGQMLNNLSNLNSQEIKLSTITEYPKILAKDSLNIASKAKTVLAAAPLTLIYGDNKWVIEEDQLAGLLALKLNNSAADKVGVGLDRIKAGAYLQEKIASQIDRKPIEAKFEINNGKVSEFQNGQDGLALNLEATLLKIENEILTSSQIELVVEAQPVLVNAGNINNFGVKEIIGVGTSNFAGSPANRRHNIKVGAAAVNGTLIKPGEEFSLIKTLGEITGSTGYLPELVIKEGKTIPEYGGGLCQIGTTVFRSVINSGLPVTMRRNHSYRVGYYEPAGTDATIYDPWPDFRFINDTPAYILIQEKISGDNISFEFWGTRDGRAATNTKPVIYNIVKPGPAKIIETTDLKPGEKKCTEHAHNGADAYFDYEVVYANGEIKKNRFSSHYVPWREVCLLGVAELTAPPETATSTPPAEAN